The DNA segment AGGCCAAGGCCGAGGCCTGGATCACCAAGCTCGGCCTGCGCCGCAAACCCACCCTGCTGGTCATCTGCACCATCGCCATGCTGTTCGGACTGTTCTTCGCCACGGGCTCCGGTATCTACTGGCTGGACATCGTCGACAACTTCATCAACAAGTTCGGCCTGGTGCTGGGCGGCCTGTTCGAATGCATCGTGCTGGGCTGGCTCTACGGCTCGCGCAAGCTGCGCGAGTACGCCAACAAGCAGTCCGAGATCCGCATCGGCCGCTGGTGGGACTTCATGATCAAGTACTTCACCCCGCTGATCCTGCTGGTGACCTTCGGCCTGGATCTTTACCGCACCATCAGCGAGGGCTACGGCGGCTATCCCGACTGGGCCGTCTTCGTCGGCGGCTGGGCCGTGGTGGCCGTTATCTTCGCCCTCAGCTTCATCTTCAGCCGCATCCGCTCCAACAAGCAGGCGGCCCCGGTGGCCGCGGGGGGGGGGTCCGATGTCTAACCTCAGAACCGTCACCATCTTGCTGCTGCTGAGCGCCACCCTCCTGGCGGCCCAGCCCCCGGGCGAGGGCGAAGCCCTCGTCGCCGCCAGTGACCAGCCCTGGCTCGAGGAGCCCGACCACATCCTGGCCCACCAGCAGCGCCTCGAGCTGCTGCGCGCCCTGCGTTCCGGGGAGCTGAGCCTCGAGGACGCCGCCGACGCCCTGGCCGAGGCCGTCGCCGATCCCTTCGAGGATCCCGAGCTGCGCCGGTGGGCCGCCGACGCCCTGGCCGGGCTGACCGTCGAGATCGAAGTCGAGGGCGAGACCGTCGAGCAGCCCCGGGCCCTGGCCGCCGCCCTGACCGCCGCCGTCGTCGAGGGCGAGGACCTCGGCTGGGTGCGCTCCTACCTGCGACCCGCCTGCCTGGAGCGCGTCGGGTTGGCCTGCGGCCTGCTGGCCCTGATGACCGACCCCGCCGCCGTGCCCCTCCACCAAGAGCTGGCCCGCGACTTCTCCCTCGGGGAGGACGTCCGGCTGACCGCCGTCGGCTCGATCGGCAGCGCCGAGGGCCGGCACGCCTACCGGGTTTTGACCGAACTGGCCGCCGATCCCACCCTGCCCGACGCCCTGCGCGTCGCCGCGATGACCACCCTGGCGCCCATCGGCTACGACGAGGGCCGGGCCTTCCTCGAAGAGCAGCTCGCCGCCGCCGATTCCCCCGCCCTGCGCACCGGCGCCGCGGCCGCCCTCGAACTCCTCGACCAGACCGCCGTGATGACCCCCGGCGCCTGGATCATGCTGGCCCTGGGCTTCCTGCTGCTCTTCGGCGGCGCCGTCCTGTTCATCATCATCGCCACCCGTCGCGCCACCCCCCACGTCTTCTCCGACGAGGGCGACGAAGAGGACGGGGGCGCGGCGTGAGCGATCCCCGCCCCCTGAGCCGCCTGCTCAACTCCGCCCTGGCGAGTAAGAAGCTGCGCCGCGAGGTCGCCCTGGCCCGCCTGCGCGGCGACTGGACCGGCCTCGTCGGCCCCGCCGTGGCCCGGCGCACCGAGCTGGCCGTCTCGGGGCGCGAACTCGTCGTCCGCTGCGGCGACGCCGAATGCCGCCGGCTGCTCGAGGAGCTGCTGCCGCGCATCCGCGTCCGCCTCGACGAACTGTTTACCGGCGAGCTGACCTCCCTGCGCCTGGTCGAGTGACCGCCGCCCTTGACAATTACTCAGCAGCGTGTAAAACTAAGTTAGTTTAAATGGCTGCCTTCAATACCCTCAAGCAATCGATTCTCCGAATACTCTCCACCTCTAATCCCGAGGCTCATATGCGCCCGCCTTTTACACTGGCTTCTCTTCTAATCACATTGGCGCTGCTAATGGGCATCGCTAGTTGTGCCGATACCCTGATTATCCCCGATTACGATGGTGAAATAACACTTTTTCAGGCGATTGAGTTGTCTCTCGGTTTCCTATACGAGGAAGGCCTGTATCATCAAGGCGATGCGGTCGCCCTTAATAATGTCGAGGTTGACCTGAATCAGGAGGGGACAGCTACTGATTGGATAATAACGATCTGGATTAACGACGATTGCTATCGTATTATGATTTTTGATACGGATGTTACAGGCTTTGCTTATCGTATACCATTAGACGATCAAAAAATATTACTTGGTGGTATGTATGACACACCCGATATTGCAAATCATATAAATGAAATTCTTTCATTGCCTTTAGGCACAATTTATTATGAGCTAATTGCTTATAATGCTGATAGGCATTATCCCTTTTGGAGAAGTGAAATATTTGAATATACTAGCTCATCAGACTATTATACTGGAGAAA comes from the Candidatus Coatesbacteria bacterium genome and includes:
- a CDS encoding DUF721 domain-containing protein, which produces MDHAGPGLPAALRRRRPVHHHRHPSRHPPRLLRRGRRRGRGRGVSDPRPLSRLLNSALASKKLRREVALARLRGDWTGLVGPAVARRTELAVSGRELVVRCGDAECRRLLEELLPRIRVRLDELFTGELTSLRLVE
- a CDS encoding MetS family NSS transporter small subunit gives rise to the protein MSNLRTVTILLLLSATLLAAQPPGEGEALVAASDQPWLEEPDHILAHQQRLELLRALRSGELSLEDAADALAEAVADPFEDPELRRWAADALAGLTVEIEVEGETVEQPRALAAALTAAVVEGEDLGWVRSYLRPACLERVGLACGLLALMTDPAAVPLHQELARDFSLGEDVRLTAVGSIGSAEGRHAYRVLTELAADPTLPDALRVAAMTTLAPIGYDEGRAFLEEQLAAADSPALRTGAAAALELLDQTAVMTPGAWIMLALGFLLLFGGAVLFIIIATRRATPHVFSDEGDEEDGGAA